The following proteins come from a genomic window of Diadema setosum chromosome 20, eeDiaSeto1, whole genome shotgun sequence:
- the LOC140243549 gene encoding urea transporter 1-like yields MADQVDGEADIPNGTATTPTGQPGDNHDLQVMNTAPSPASGASYYLTFLTGTVQPLNDWVSGKPLVVQFVNAVARSLGQPLFVNNPYSGLLILAGLFVQSPWRTVCGLLALLVAQVSAMILRLDQQGVDNGSFSFNGLLVGYVLASNSAGGDWDGYLVFPVIFCGIFSTILSSALCSLLARWGIPSFNLAFNVIVISFVAATGPDNHHFPQKGGASPLPTSWGVEPLDWLQILASIPRGIAQCYGSDNLVTGCLMSVGMLVCSPVVCCHCILGSMMGSLTGLALAATPSEIYNGSWSYNSALACGAIGGVFYVLNWSSHIMGLLAAVFAACVRGAMATFFAHVHCPVVAFPFCIVAGLFLLVDSNSKQLLRVPADRMTCPEDHRRLFKQNNVAVSNADDDPT; encoded by the exons ATGGCTGACCAGGTCGACGGCGAGGCTGACATCCCCAACGGAACCGCGACCACGCCCACGGGGCAGCCCGGAGACAATCACGACCTGCAGGTGATGAACACAGCACCGTCCCCAGCCTCGGGCGCGTCCTACTACCTCACTTTCCTCACGGGGACCGTACAGCCCCTGAACGACTGGGTGTCCGGCAAACCTCTCGTCGTCCAATTCGTCAACGCCGTAGCGAGATCACTCGGCCAGCCGCTTTTCGTCAACAACCCTTACAGCGGATTACTGATCCTAGCGGGACTCTTCGTACAAAGCCCCTGGAGGACCGTGTGCGGGCTTCTGGCCCTTCTCGTAGCCCAGGTCTCAGCCATGATTCTGCGGCTGGACCAACAAGGTGTGGACAACGGGAGTTTCTCCTTCAACGGTCTTCTGGTAGGCTACGTCCTGGCGTCCAACTCGGCCGGCGGGGACTGGGACGGCTATCTCGTGTTTCCAGTCATCTTCTGTGGCATTTTCAG CACTATTCTGAGTAGCGCCCTCTGTAGTCTTCTGGCGCGATGGGGAATACCCTCTTTCAACTTGGCATTCAACGTGATAGTTATCTCGTTCGTCGCTGCCACTGGGCCGGATAATCACCACTTCCCCCAGAAAGGAGGGGCGTCCCCTTTGCCGACGTCATGGGGAGTTGAACCTCTAGACTGGTTACAG ATCCTGGCCAGCATACCGAGGGGGATAGCCCAGTGCTATGGCAGTGACAACCTCGTCACCGGATGTCTGATGAGCGTCGGAATGTTGGTCTGCTCCCCGGTCGTCTGTTGTCACTGCATTCTCGGCTCCATGATGGGATCCCTAACCG gTCTGGCGCTGGCTGCCACGCCCTCGGAAATTTACAACGGCAGCTGGAGCTACAACTCGGCATTGGCATGCGGGGCGATAGGGGGCGTCTTCTACGTGCTAAATTGGTCTTCGCATATCATGGGTCTTCTGGCCG CCGTCTTTGCCGCGTGTGTACGTGGAGCCATGGCGACCTTCTTTGCGCACGTCCACTGTCCAGTCGTAGCCTTCCCCTTCTGCATCGTGGCGGGCCTCTTTCTCCTCGTGGACAGTAACAGCAAGCAGCTACTGCGCGTGCCCGCTGACCGCATGACCTGCCCGGAAGACCACCGCAGACTCTTCAAACAGAACAATGTCGCCGTGTCGAATGCCGATGACGATCCGACGTAA